Below is a genomic region from Rosa chinensis cultivar Old Blush chromosome 5, RchiOBHm-V2, whole genome shotgun sequence.
ATTAAGACGACATTAATCTAATTTATGTGCAGACATCGGAACCATAAGGACATCGTGGTTAGGTGGGAGTAAGCCGAGGATATCATCTCGTGATGTTAGGTGGGAGTAGGCCGAGGATATCATCTTCCCACAACTCACTACAATAAAATCTGTGGACAaattttcgactcaaagcagAAATGTAATTGCATAAAGTTGTTGCAAGACCAAGTGATTAACTACATGTTCCTGAACTGAATAGCGAGCTGCACTATGATAGAGGCATATCCGATTGATATTCTCTGAAAAACCATCTTCATTTCTATAATTTTGAGTTGGTATCATTGAAAATGTGGTTCAATAGTAGACCGCTTATAGCTAGTTTCTAGGGAAAGTAAGAGACCAAGCAAACAAGCATGCTACAAATGGAGTTCATCTAAAAACCCAGGGTATGATAAGGGTGTAATATTATAGCACAACACAGTCACAAATTGAGTAATTAGGGTAAGAAGGAAGAAATAATAACAATGATGAAGAACCCTATATACTTAAATACATTCCAAGAACCACTAGAACCCCGTTTACACACAGCCATGAGCTCTATAGCTCAAGTCTCTTATATAACTACTACATGCTTCAGGACATTCAAAGTTACACAACATGATATCAGACACTGAAAAGCTAGGCAAAGAGGACCTGTGAGCTTGAAGGTGTCAAGTCAGACAAATTATCTGGCGCATCAACCACATGCCATCGAACACTGAAGTGCCACTTGTTCTCAGAAGAGCCTTTACGGCTAACCCTTGAGATGTTACCAACAGCAACATGAAGGTTCCTACCAACAACATATATTGTGCAGTCACAAGAATTCACTGCAAAGGGTTTACATATCTGCTCAGGTAAAGGAAGGCCTTCTATTGGTTCCCAGGAATCGGTATCCGCGTCATAAACCTTAAGCTTCATTCTTTCAAGCTCTGAGACCACAAACAAATGACCGTAAATCACCACACTTGAACCTGTCCATCCCTCTCTGAGTCCAACAGCCATACTCTCCCAATTATCAGTTCTTGGATCATAAACCTGACCCCTAGGAGAAACATAGAAAGGCCACAACCAGCCTTCCGTAACAAGAAGCTTTCCATCGAGTACTGCTGCATCATAAGAGGACATATTTGTTCCCATGCTTGCAATGGAACGCCAACTCCCTTCAGCAGGGTCCAAAACCTCAGCGGAGTCGAGCTCAAAAAGATCTGCGCTGTTTCCTCCAGCCACATAAATCATCCCATCAATCACTCCGCTTGCAAAAAAAGACCTGGCACTCACCATCTGGTTCACCACAGTCCATCGATTCTTCTGCATTTCATATTTCAGGACCAAATCCAGCGGACAATCCACATCAGAGACCATACCACCACAAACAAAGAGAGTGCCCTCATGGGGAATTGCAACACATCTGAACCCATGGGGACAAACTTTGTCTTTGCAAGGCATGGCAGGGATTGTGTGCCACGATAAATGAGTGAGATCAAGAACCTGCCACTGAATCTTTCCAGTGCACTTGTGGAATGCAAAGACAAAAAGCCACGGGTCTTTAAACCCTACTTCTTTTCTACGAGTGAAAAACCGCTCTTTACTACCAAGCAGTAGATGCCAACGCTTGCATACAGCTTTGCTTGCTGTGTGGCTTTCCACAGGAAGCCGAAGGAGACAGTTAAGCGCCACATCATCAGGTAGACCAGGAATGAGGGGTTCTCCCCTAAGTGATAACTCT
It encodes:
- the LOC112165296 gene encoding F-box/kelch-repeat protein At1g30090, which codes for MQRVRLSSQQAPVLKLGDSQITLSPKFRLAVIQSSLMDPSSELELSLRGEPLIPGLPDDVALNCLLRLPVESHTASKAVCKRWHLLLGSKERFFTRRKEVGFKDPWLFVFAFHKCTGKIQWQVLDLTHLSWHTIPAMPCKDKVCPHGFRCVAIPHEGTLFVCGGMVSDVDCPLDLVLKYEMQKNRWTVVNQMVSARSFFASGVIDGMIYVAGGNSADLFELDSAEVLDPAEGSWRSIASMGTNMSSYDAAVLDGKLLVTEGWLWPFYVSPRGQVYDPRTDNWESMAVGLREGWTGSSVVIYGHLFVVSELERMKLKVYDADTDSWEPIEGLPLPEQICKPFAVNSCDCTIYVVGRNLHVAVGNISRVSRKGSSENKWHFSVRWHVVDAPDNLSDLTPSSSQVLFA